A genomic region of Ancylothrix sp. D3o contains the following coding sequences:
- a CDS encoding transposase, whose amino-acid sequence MASAIYHKRSFPIFWELLDKEGGGNLAEQQKVLRPVIRLLRRYKLVIIGDREFHSVELAQWLHRQNISFVFRQKKDTTFRQKRPKVNP is encoded by the coding sequence ATGGCAAGTGCGATTTATCATAAGAGATCCTTCCCAATATTTTGGGAATTATTGGATAAAGAAGGGGGAGGTAATCTTGCCGAACAACAAAAAGTTTTACGGCCAGTTATCCGTTTACTGAGAAGGTATAAATTAGTCATTATTGGCGACCGGGAATTTCATAGTGTTGAACTAGCCCAGTGGTTACACCGTCAGAACATAAGCTTTGTATTTCGCCAAAAAAAGGACACTACTTTCCGCCAAAAAAGACCCAAAGTAAATCCTTAA